The following proteins come from a genomic window of Vidua chalybeata isolate OUT-0048 chromosome 2, bVidCha1 merged haplotype, whole genome shotgun sequence:
- the DEUP1 gene encoding deuterosome assembly protein 1 isoform X2: MEEDLEVFQEQAVTKASPCEAELQELVHQIDVMVNRKQVEWERKMRALEAKMDIQDQELASAQSKLDQKGQEVGLLQQELENLQKTKNEMAQSYETQLQALKSQFSKLIHSYEKLQSHQLKQKKLQSRDECEENLETSSNPRNLYVKLEELKTKSQQWEKNGTTCGNNPSYVDRQPKLLPEKCNLFQKQTQNYQLQICNRKQNEEELITYTQPKSENDDLIIEKLKAIVYEIARNKNKLVEENMKLREDLKMYQNQCQNMEADISEMRNELQSRDGLWRRIQLECQKLYTELFKIKEYKDMQEIQLRHQSSCVQLTEQLETKTTELLLFAESQEHQEEELNKIRNHVYQEEQSHCSEQERMKTEISDLTEELHQKEITIATIMEKASLLERQLKMELETKHKLLTKQQLLEFHYQVIKSENTHLKEMVENQECESCMCIDLCNKEHGNFTASLHKMKHENLRLQNSLVKPQNDTETLILGCMDTYRETEHSYQTHSKMQEERGHEKKIDYKSPLPPVGCPLGLPGPFPAVGRTGSFQSPAYNEEEIKLSRPKVKTIKNIMKEQTRGLEHKMLLTRNVAF; encoded by the exons AGCTTCTCCATGTGAAGCTGAACTTCAGGAATTAGTGCATCAAATTGACGTCATGGTAAACAGAAAGCAAGTAGAATGGGAAAGAAAGATGAGAGCTTTGGAAGCAAAGATGGATATCCAGGATCAAGAATTAGCAAGTGCCCAAAGCAAACTGGATCAAAAAGGTCAAGAG GTGGGACTACTTCAACAAGAATTGGAAAACTTACAGAAAACTAAAAATGAAATGGCTCAGAGTTATGAAACTCAGCTTCAAGCACTGAAATCTCAA TTCTCAAAGTTGATACATAGTTATGAAAAGCTACAGTCGCatcagttaaaacaaaaaaagctccAAAGTAGAGATGAATGTGAGGAAAACCTGGAGACATCATCTAACCCAAGGAATTTATATGTGAAACTTGAG GAATTGAAGACAAAATCACAACAATGGGAGAAGAATGGGACAACCTGTGGAAATAACCCTTCCTATGTAGATAGGCAACCCAAATTATTGCCCgagaaatgtaatttatttcag AAGCAGACCCAGAATTATCAACTCCAAATATGCAATAGGAAACAAAACGAAGAAGAGCTAATTACCTATACCCAGCCCAAAAGTGAAAACGATGATTTGATTATTGAAAAGCTAAAGGCAATTGTGTATGAAATAGCAAGAAACAAGAATAAACTGGTAGAGGAAAACATGAAACTCCGTGAGGATCTAAAAATGTACCAAAATCAGTGCCAG AACATGGAGGCAGACAtctcagaaatgagaaatgagcTTCAGTCAAGGGATGGTCTCTGGAGAAGGATACAGCTGGAATGCCAAAAGTTGTatacagaattatttaaaatcaagGAGTATAAAGATATGCAGGAAATTCAATTAAG GCATCAATCATCTTGTGTTCAGCTTACTGAGCAACTAGAAACTAAAACCACTGAGTTATTGCTATTTGCAGAAAGTCAAGAACACCAAGAAGAAGAGCTGAACAAG ATAAGAAACCATGTTTATCAAGAGGAGCAGTCCCATTGCTCTGAGCAGGAAAGAATGAAGACAGAAATCTCTGACCTGACAGAGGAGCTTCATCAGAAAGAGATCACTATAGCAACTATCATGGAGAAAGCTAGTCTTCTGGAAAGACAGTTAAAAATGGAGTTAGAGACAAAACACAAATTGTTAACAAAACAGCAG TTGTTGGAATTCCATTACCAAGTTATCAAATCTGAAAACACACATCTAAAAGAAATGGTGGAAAACCAGGAATGTGAAAGTTgcatg TGTATAGATTTATGTAACAAAGAACATGGAAATTTCACAGCTTCTCTTCACAAAATGAAACATGAGAATTTAAGACTACAAAATAGCCTTGTTAAACCACAAAATGACACAGAAACATTGATACTGGGTTGCATGGATACATATAGAGAAACAGAGCACAGCTACCAAACCCATTCAAAGATGCAAGAAGAGAG AggccatgaaaagaaaatagattatAAATCTCCATTACCACCAGTGGGGTGTCCTTTGGGCCTTCCTGGGCCGTTTCCTGCAGTGGGCAGAACAGGCAGCTTTCAGAGCCCTGCTTACAATGaggaagaaatcaaattatCG agGCCAAAAGTAAAGACAATAAAGAACATAATGAAAGAACAGACCAGAGGCTTGGAGCACAAAATGCTGCTAACAAGGAATGTTGCCTTTTAG
- the DEUP1 gene encoding deuterosome assembly protein 1 isoform X1 translates to MEEDLEVFQEQAVTKASPCEAELQELVHQIDVMVNRKQVEWERKMRALEAKMDIQDQELASAQSKLDQKGQEVGLLQQELENLQKTKNEMAQSYETQLQALKSQFSKLIHSYEKLQSHQLKQKKLQSRDECEENLETSSNPRNLYVKLEELKTKSQQWEKNGTTCGNNPSYVDRQPKLLPEKCNLFQKQTQNYQLQICNRKQNEEELITYTQPKSENDDLIIEKLKAIVYEIARNKNKLVEENMKLREDLKMYQNQCQNMEADISEMRNELQSRDGLWRRIQLECQKLYTELFKIKEYKDMQEIQLRHQSSCVQLTEQLETKTTELLLFAESQEHQEEELNKIRNHVYQEEQSHCSEQERMKTEISDLTEELHQKEITIATIMEKASLLERQLKMELETKHKLLTKQQLLEFHYQVIKSENTHLKEMVENQECESCMCIDLCNKEHGNFTASLHKMKHENLRLQNSLVKPQNDTETLILGCMDTYRETEHSYQTHSKMQEERGHEKKIDYKSPLPPVGCPLGLPGPFPAVGRTGSFQSPAYNEEEIKLSSPPEMSFLATTEKFFQEEEKHAREFEERLNSHIEELQRYSENTLKKYARMQQNRHT, encoded by the exons AGCTTCTCCATGTGAAGCTGAACTTCAGGAATTAGTGCATCAAATTGACGTCATGGTAAACAGAAAGCAAGTAGAATGGGAAAGAAAGATGAGAGCTTTGGAAGCAAAGATGGATATCCAGGATCAAGAATTAGCAAGTGCCCAAAGCAAACTGGATCAAAAAGGTCAAGAG GTGGGACTACTTCAACAAGAATTGGAAAACTTACAGAAAACTAAAAATGAAATGGCTCAGAGTTATGAAACTCAGCTTCAAGCACTGAAATCTCAA TTCTCAAAGTTGATACATAGTTATGAAAAGCTACAGTCGCatcagttaaaacaaaaaaagctccAAAGTAGAGATGAATGTGAGGAAAACCTGGAGACATCATCTAACCCAAGGAATTTATATGTGAAACTTGAG GAATTGAAGACAAAATCACAACAATGGGAGAAGAATGGGACAACCTGTGGAAATAACCCTTCCTATGTAGATAGGCAACCCAAATTATTGCCCgagaaatgtaatttatttcag AAGCAGACCCAGAATTATCAACTCCAAATATGCAATAGGAAACAAAACGAAGAAGAGCTAATTACCTATACCCAGCCCAAAAGTGAAAACGATGATTTGATTATTGAAAAGCTAAAGGCAATTGTGTATGAAATAGCAAGAAACAAGAATAAACTGGTAGAGGAAAACATGAAACTCCGTGAGGATCTAAAAATGTACCAAAATCAGTGCCAG AACATGGAGGCAGACAtctcagaaatgagaaatgagcTTCAGTCAAGGGATGGTCTCTGGAGAAGGATACAGCTGGAATGCCAAAAGTTGTatacagaattatttaaaatcaagGAGTATAAAGATATGCAGGAAATTCAATTAAG GCATCAATCATCTTGTGTTCAGCTTACTGAGCAACTAGAAACTAAAACCACTGAGTTATTGCTATTTGCAGAAAGTCAAGAACACCAAGAAGAAGAGCTGAACAAG ATAAGAAACCATGTTTATCAAGAGGAGCAGTCCCATTGCTCTGAGCAGGAAAGAATGAAGACAGAAATCTCTGACCTGACAGAGGAGCTTCATCAGAAAGAGATCACTATAGCAACTATCATGGAGAAAGCTAGTCTTCTGGAAAGACAGTTAAAAATGGAGTTAGAGACAAAACACAAATTGTTAACAAAACAGCAG TTGTTGGAATTCCATTACCAAGTTATCAAATCTGAAAACACACATCTAAAAGAAATGGTGGAAAACCAGGAATGTGAAAGTTgcatg TGTATAGATTTATGTAACAAAGAACATGGAAATTTCACAGCTTCTCTTCACAAAATGAAACATGAGAATTTAAGACTACAAAATAGCCTTGTTAAACCACAAAATGACACAGAAACATTGATACTGGGTTGCATGGATACATATAGAGAAACAGAGCACAGCTACCAAACCCATTCAAAGATGCAAGAAGAGAG AggccatgaaaagaaaatagattatAAATCTCCATTACCACCAGTGGGGTGTCCTTTGGGCCTTCCTGGGCCGTTTCCTGCAGTGGGCAGAACAGGCAGCTTTCAGAGCCCTGCTTACAATGaggaagaaatcaaattatCG TCTCCCCCTGAGATGTCCTTCCTTGCAACAACAGAAAAGTTCTTTCAAGAGGAAGAGAAACACGCCAGAGAATTTGAAGAACGTTTAAATTCACACATTGAAGAGCTGCAAAGATATTCTGAAAATACTCTAAAAAAATATGCCAGGATGCAGCAAAACAGGCATACTTAA
- the DEUP1 gene encoding deuterosome assembly protein 1 isoform X3 encodes MEEDLEVFQEQAVTKASPCEAELQELVHQIDVMVNRKQVEWERKMRALEAKMDIQDQELASAQSKLDQKGQEVGLLQQELENLQKTKNEMAQSYETQLQALKSQFSKLIHSYEKLQSHQLKQKKLQSRDECEENLETSSNPRNLYVKLEELKTKSQQWEKNGTTCGNNPSYVDRQPKLLPEKCNLFQNMEADISEMRNELQSRDGLWRRIQLECQKLYTELFKIKEYKDMQEIQLRHQSSCVQLTEQLETKTTELLLFAESQEHQEEELNKIRNHVYQEEQSHCSEQERMKTEISDLTEELHQKEITIATIMEKASLLERQLKMELETKHKLLTKQQLLEFHYQVIKSENTHLKEMVENQECESCMCIDLCNKEHGNFTASLHKMKHENLRLQNSLVKPQNDTETLILGCMDTYRETEHSYQTHSKMQEERGHEKKIDYKSPLPPVGCPLGLPGPFPAVGRTGSFQSPAYNEEEIKLSSPPEMSFLATTEKFFQEEEKHAREFEERLNSHIEELQRYSENTLKKYARMQQNRHT; translated from the exons AGCTTCTCCATGTGAAGCTGAACTTCAGGAATTAGTGCATCAAATTGACGTCATGGTAAACAGAAAGCAAGTAGAATGGGAAAGAAAGATGAGAGCTTTGGAAGCAAAGATGGATATCCAGGATCAAGAATTAGCAAGTGCCCAAAGCAAACTGGATCAAAAAGGTCAAGAG GTGGGACTACTTCAACAAGAATTGGAAAACTTACAGAAAACTAAAAATGAAATGGCTCAGAGTTATGAAACTCAGCTTCAAGCACTGAAATCTCAA TTCTCAAAGTTGATACATAGTTATGAAAAGCTACAGTCGCatcagttaaaacaaaaaaagctccAAAGTAGAGATGAATGTGAGGAAAACCTGGAGACATCATCTAACCCAAGGAATTTATATGTGAAACTTGAG GAATTGAAGACAAAATCACAACAATGGGAGAAGAATGGGACAACCTGTGGAAATAACCCTTCCTATGTAGATAGGCAACCCAAATTATTGCCCgagaaatgtaatttatttcag AACATGGAGGCAGACAtctcagaaatgagaaatgagcTTCAGTCAAGGGATGGTCTCTGGAGAAGGATACAGCTGGAATGCCAAAAGTTGTatacagaattatttaaaatcaagGAGTATAAAGATATGCAGGAAATTCAATTAAG GCATCAATCATCTTGTGTTCAGCTTACTGAGCAACTAGAAACTAAAACCACTGAGTTATTGCTATTTGCAGAAAGTCAAGAACACCAAGAAGAAGAGCTGAACAAG ATAAGAAACCATGTTTATCAAGAGGAGCAGTCCCATTGCTCTGAGCAGGAAAGAATGAAGACAGAAATCTCTGACCTGACAGAGGAGCTTCATCAGAAAGAGATCACTATAGCAACTATCATGGAGAAAGCTAGTCTTCTGGAAAGACAGTTAAAAATGGAGTTAGAGACAAAACACAAATTGTTAACAAAACAGCAG TTGTTGGAATTCCATTACCAAGTTATCAAATCTGAAAACACACATCTAAAAGAAATGGTGGAAAACCAGGAATGTGAAAGTTgcatg TGTATAGATTTATGTAACAAAGAACATGGAAATTTCACAGCTTCTCTTCACAAAATGAAACATGAGAATTTAAGACTACAAAATAGCCTTGTTAAACCACAAAATGACACAGAAACATTGATACTGGGTTGCATGGATACATATAGAGAAACAGAGCACAGCTACCAAACCCATTCAAAGATGCAAGAAGAGAG AggccatgaaaagaaaatagattatAAATCTCCATTACCACCAGTGGGGTGTCCTTTGGGCCTTCCTGGGCCGTTTCCTGCAGTGGGCAGAACAGGCAGCTTTCAGAGCCCTGCTTACAATGaggaagaaatcaaattatCG TCTCCCCCTGAGATGTCCTTCCTTGCAACAACAGAAAAGTTCTTTCAAGAGGAAGAGAAACACGCCAGAGAATTTGAAGAACGTTTAAATTCACACATTGAAGAGCTGCAAAGATATTCTGAAAATACTCTAAAAAAATATGCCAGGATGCAGCAAAACAGGCATACTTAA